DNA sequence from the Candidatus Methylomirabilota bacterium genome:
GCCATGATGGAGGACGAAGTCGTCCGCCGGCGGCGCTGGCTCACCCGGGAACGATTCCTCGATCTCCTCGGGGCCACCAACCTGATCCCCGGTCCGAACTCGACCGAGATGGCCATCCACGTCGGCTTCGTTCGCGCCGGCTGGCGCGGTCTCCTTGCCGGGGGGGCGTGCTTCATTCTTCCGGCCATGCTGATCACCCTCGCGATCGCCGTCGGGTACCGCCGGTATGGCACCCTGCCCGAGGCCACCTGGCTCCTGTACGGGGTGAAGCCGGTGATCATCGCGGTCGTCGTCCAAGCGCTCTGGAGCCTCACCCGGCAGGTGCTTCGCACGCCGCTCACCGGGGCGATGGCGGCGGCCGTCGCGGTCCTCGCGCTGTGGGGCGCCAACGAGGTCGCGCTCTTGTTCGGCGCGGCGCTGCTCGTCCCGCTGGTGCGGCTCGGCGCGACCGGACCGGCCGCGGCCCGCGGGTTGGTGTTCGCGGGGCCGGGCACCGCGCTCGCGCTTCCGGCCCCCCTGGCCGCCGCGGCGGGAGTCGCCGGGTCCGCAGCGCCGCCGAGCCTCGTCACGCTCACCCTCGTCTTCCTCAAGGTCGGCTCGATCCTCTTCGGGAGTGGCTACGTCCTGCTCGCCTTTCTGCGCCCGGATCTCGTCGAGCGCACCGGGTGGCTCACGGACCGTGAGCTCCTCGATGCCGTGGCCGTCGGGCAGCTCACGCCCGGACCCGTGCTCACCACCGCGACCTTCATCGGGTATCTGGTGGCCGGGATCCCCGGGGCCTTCCTGGCCACCCTCGGGATCTTCCTCCCCTCCTTCGTGTTCGTGGCGCTCTCCAATCCCCTCGTGCCTCGGCTCAGGCGCTCGCGCTGGGCCGGGTCGTTTCTGGACGGCGCCAATGCTGCCTCCGTCGCGCTGATGGCCGTGGTGATGTGGCAGCTCGGCCGGGCGGCCATCGTGGACTGGCTCACCGCCTGGCTGGCCCTGGCCGCGGCGGGTCTCCTGTTCTGGCTGCGTCTCAACTCGGTCTGGCTCGTCCTCGGTGGGGCCGTGGCCGGGCTCATCGCGGCTCGCCTCCGATGAGGCGGCCCGGTTCCACCGGGCGGACGGTGGGACGTAGGCACTACCCAGGCCGCCCGATGAGGCAGCCCGGGCCGATCAGGCTGCTGGTCCGCGCAGCCTCCGATGGCCGACCACTCCGTTAACCCGGGAGGTAGGCATGGCTCGATCGTCGCGTC
Encoded proteins:
- the chrA gene encoding chromate efflux transporter, producing the protein MPEPAPVQPAVAVPQAAPGSVGEVAGLFLKLGLIGFGGPAAHIAMMEDEVVRRRRWLTRERFLDLLGATNLIPGPNSTEMAIHVGFVRAGWRGLLAGGACFILPAMLITLAIAVGYRRYGTLPEATWLLYGVKPVIIAVVVQALWSLTRQVLRTPLTGAMAAAVAVLALWGANEVALLFGAALLVPLVRLGATGPAAARGLVFAGPGTALALPAPLAAAAGVAGSAAPPSLVTLTLVFLKVGSILFGSGYVLLAFLRPDLVERTGWLTDRELLDAVAVGQLTPGPVLTTATFIGYLVAGIPGAFLATLGIFLPSFVFVALSNPLVPRLRRSRWAGSFLDGANAASVALMAVVMWQLGRAAIVDWLTAWLALAAAGLLFWLRLNSVWLVLGGAVAGLIAARLR